Proteins encoded together in one Ciona intestinalis chromosome 3, KH, whole genome shotgun sequence window:
- the LOC100184983 gene encoding autocrine proliferation repressor protein A gives MLRTEFFFALCLFGLVAVQGNPLDDYVMNDDGHYSYTVLRDWTYKSPGHTSYLINMTSQQWLTPNDTDRSLWWHFVIVHVPDEFDPALSNSAFLLIDGGGNDNPDNPPEITDTFVMFTGLMAESSKSIVVDLKQIPNEHMTFKHDPKKQRRTEDAIIAYTWRHFLENPNQPEWLLRMPMTKASVKAMDAVTDFINKTVGNQIERWCVGGASKRGWTTWTTAAVDKRVQCMTPIVMDELNMVKNLHHHYRAYGGWSFAFKDYYDEDITKDLDHPNMPALAAIVDPLSYVDRLTMPKMVFSTGGDEFFLPDDSHYYLTSMKGPMYVNMLPNAEHSCVGHELQLMFNIKAFYVSVMKGKKLPQATWTLYNTATGGGIDVTLDTVPTLIRAWSVTSISSKRRDFRLLRGNTTDVSAQPIVQPNIWHHSNVTSIGHLKYRAEFDTPLFGRWRAFFIQMTFPASDGNMIEFTTETNIIPDKFPYPDCYKDSCKGTLV, from the exons ATGCTTCGAACTGAG TTCTTCTTTGCACTATGCCTGTTCGGCTTGGTTGCTGTTCAGGGAAATCCCCTTGATGATTACGTCATGAATGACGATGGTCACTATAGCTACACCGTACTTCGTGATTGGACGTACAAATCGCCGGGCCATACgtcatatttaataaacatgacgtcacagcaaTGGCTGACAC CAAACGACACGGACAGGTCACTATGGTGGCATTTTGTTATCGTTCATGTTCCTGATGAGTTCGACCCAGCTCTAAGCAACAGTGCGTTCTTATTAATAGATGGCGGTGGTAATGACAATCCAGATAACCCTCCTGAAATCACGGATAcctttgtaatgtttactgggCTGATGGCTGAATCCTCAAAATC AATTGTTGTGGACTTAAAACAAATTCCGAACGAGCACATGACGTTCAAACACGACCCGAAGAAACAGCGTCGTACCGAAGACGCAATTATTGCATACACCTGGCGCCATTTCTTAGAAAACCCGAACCAGCCAGAATGGTTGTTAAGAATGCCCATGACCAAAGCTTCAGTAAAAGCCATGGACGCTGTAACTGACTTTATCAATAAGACAGTTGGAAACCAAATCGAAAGATGGTGCGTTGGTGGAGCTTCAAAG AGAGGCTGGACCACATGGACGACCGCTGCTGTAGATAAACGTGTGCAGTGCATGACACCTATAGTTATGGACGAGTTAAACATGGTTAAG AACTTGCACCATCATTACCGAGCATATGGTGGTTGGAGCTTCGCGTTTAAGGATTATTACGATGAGGATATTACTAAAGATCTTGACCATCCAAACATGCCCGCACTGGCCGCCATTGTGGATCCTTTAT CCTATGTCGACCGACTTACAATGCCTAAGATGGTGTTCAGCACAGGCGGTGACGAATTCTTTTTACCCGACGACTCTCACTACTACCTTACCTCAATGAAGGGCCCAATGTACGTTAACATGCTTCCCAACGCCGAGCATTCGTGTGTCGGGCACGAGCTCCAGCTTATGTTTAACATCAAGGCCTTCTACGTTAGTGTTATGAAA GGTAAAAAACTTCCTCAAGCAACGTGGACACTTTACAACACTGCAACTGGGGGTGGTATTGATGTTACACTGGATACCGTTCCTACTTTGATTCGGGCATGGTCCGTCACCTCAATCTCATCAAAACG ACGCGATTTCCGACTTCTACGAGGCAATACAACCGATGTAAGCGCTCAACCTATCGTGCAACCGAACATTTGGCATCATAGCAACGTAACATCAATTGGCCATCTTAAATATCGAGCTGAGTTCGACACCCCATTATTCGGAAGGTGGCGAGCATTCTTTATTCAG aTGACTTTTCCAGCATCAGATGGCAACATGATTGAATTCACAACCGAAACCAATATTATTCCTGACAAATTTCCATACCCCGACTGCTATAAGGATTCCTGCAAGGGCACTTTAGtataa
- the LOC100182612 gene encoding centrosomal protein of 112 kDa: MDSREMRMDSEFDHYLVDMKPYVLRLNHKTERQRCAVWIKKLCEPVGSSNARNTRNMYAKLLWHMLKRGMLDGPFSTRPESGPLKPLPSYMTIFFDETIPSTDSKRFYEEPSATSSPSKTASATLNWLHDEMKDEKENVDFSTYQRQPSPIDYRMKGFDLTNDTDQPSTRFISTDPGKVTFRDEQSLVKIHEKEIEMKTKVLEARFHEDKLKMQHKHDLAVQKILDRKNNEIEELKSHYKGKEKESEETKRKVEKRAQQAMKEVQRMEENKEKEIEELKSLFEQNTNAIKLEYDSKIHELTCKMEQDKYDLQKNHTRGIQDLLDDTNQRLSAMEEDYNSQAQATKLIITELENRVVQLTQETEASMTAKQTLLSEKQQLENVHEKTLTDLQHSSSKCNSLLRELERIKSDHETTVTSQNNKHEANLEFLKQENSVLTAKIQEVQHDFEDQIQNLRHALQDSEQQKSRDLREKESLHQQDMMSLQHLHDKQIHGLKAEWDEERAQHKRQTISLEDIIKEKDEQIVKQSMEKKQVSTQAEQAIDNYKRHVNEAQQKVYADMRNQLERMERDLEKSQVTREKLQEEFRKQISELKEAHNDELNRQRLMQEHEKEVDHQRATSEHEKVVRDYEHQLSQSEARLRESLEEQERIAEERKLQHQEAIANLESQIRDLREEVVNSNSLRRQQLVELGLLREEERQKSTKEHDSVVSRLEAEIDRQRMEMHQQHAAELERQAQKTKTRLDQLEHDHRQRLDRSHDRIAEAQRKEQEMRETLMSVKKEVEDQMLDEQKRREDDLMRLKMQHHSTVVNLQNELESERDKLHVIQRDSHKLEYDLRDELIKVKLKCEERLNETLPKSLKQDLEQTISCLRSQVKSLQQRVNVLSEDADFDNTLNSTRSSLRL, encoded by the exons ATGGATTCAAGAGAAATGAGAATGGATTCAGAATTTGATCACTACTTGGTAGATATGAAGCCTTATGTGCTGAGATTGAATCATAAAACtg AACGTCAAAGATGTGCTGTTTGGATAAAGAAACTTTGTGAACCTGTAGGATCATCTAATGCAAG AAACACCCGTAACATGTACGCAAAGTTATTATGGCATATGCTTAAGAGAGGAATGCTTGATGGACCTTTTTCAACACGGCCAGAGTCTGGACCTCTTAAACCATTACCTTCCTAtatg ACAATATTCTTTGATGAAACAATTCCTTCTACTGATTCTAAAAGATTCTATGAAGAACCAAGTGCTACCAGTAGTCCTAGTAAGACTGCATCTGCAACTTTAAACTGGTTGCATGATGAAATGAAAG atgaaaaagaaaatgttgatTTTTCAACTTACCAACGCCAGCCTTCACCTATAGATTACAGAATGAAG gGGTTTGACTTAACGAATGATACAGATCAACCATCAACT AGGTTCATTTCAACTGATCCTGGCAAAG TTACGTTTAGAGATGAACAAAGTTTGGTGAAAATTCATGAAAAagag ATTGAAATGAAAACCAAAGTTCTTGAAGCTCGATTTCATGAAGATAAATTGAAAATGCAACATAAGCATGACTTGGCAGTTCAGAAG ATTTTGGATCGGAAAAATAACGAAATAGAAGAATTGAAATCTCACTACAAAGGGAAAGAAAAGGAGTCGgaagaaacaaaaagaaaagtgGAAAAAAGAG CCCAACAAGCTATGAAGGAGGTTCAGAGAATGGAGGAgaacaaagaaaaggaaattgaagaattaaaaagtttgtttgaaCAAAATACAAACGCCATCAAGCTTGAATACGATTCCAAG atCCATGAATTAACTTGTAAAATGGAGCAAGATAAATATGATTTGCAAAAGAACCACACGCGAGGCATCCAAGATCTACTGGATGACACCAATCAAAGATTATCAGCCATGGAAGAAGATTATAACTCACAAGCTCAAGCCAct AAACTGATCATAACTGAGTTAGAGAACAGAGTAGTCCAACTCACCCAGGAAACTGAAGCTTCAATGACGGCTAAACAAACTCTGTTATCGGAGAAACAACAACTGGAAAATGTTCACGAGAAAACACTGACCGATTTACAACATTCTTCTTCAAA GTGTAATAGTTTACTTCGAGAATTGGAAAGAATTAAAAGCGACCACGAAACAACTGTGACGAgccaaaacaacaaacatgaaGCAAACCTGGAATTTCTAAAACAAGAAAACTCAGTTTTAACTGCAAAG ATACAAGAAGTGCAACATGACTTTGAAGATCAAATTCAGAATCTCCGACATGCATTACAAGATAGTGAGCAACAGAAGTCTAGAGATTTAAGA GAAAAAGAGTCCCTGCATCAGCAAGATATGATGAGTCTCCAACATCTTCATGATAAACAGATCCATGGATTAAAAGCAGAATGGGATGAGGAGCGTGCTCAACATAAACGACAAACAATATCATTGGAAGATATAATCaa AGAGAAAGACGAACAAATAGTTAAACAAAGCATGGAGAAGAAACAAGTTTCAACACAAGCTGAACAAGCTATTGATAATTACAAGAGACAT GTAAATGAGGCACAACAAAAAGTTTACGCTGATATGAGGAATCAACTTGAAAGAATGGAAAGAGATCTTGAAAAGAGCCAGGTGACGAGAGAGAAACTTCAGGAGGAGTTTAGGAAACAAATCTCGGAGTTGAAAGAAGCTCATAATGATGAG TTGAATCGTCAGCGATTGATGCAGGAGCATGAAAAGGAGGTGGATCATCAGAGAGCAACATCCGAGCATGAAAAAGTGGTCCGGGATTACGAGCATCAGCTCTCACAGTCGGAAGCGAGGTTGAGGGAGTCTTTGGAGGAGCAGGAGAGGATCGCAGAAGAGCGGAAGTTGCAACACCAGGAG GCTATAGCAAATCTTGAATCTCAAATTCGTGACCTTCGAGAAGAGGTCGTGAACTCTAACTCTCTTCGTCGGCAGCAGCTCGTCGAACTTGGCCTCTTGAGGGAGGAAGAGAGACAGAAATCAACGAAGGAACATGACTCAGTGGTTTCGAGGTTGGAAGCTGAGATAGATCGACAGCGGATGGAGATGCATCAACAACACGCTGCTGAACTTGAAAGACAAGCACAGAAG ACGAAGACGAGGCTTGATCAACTTGAGCATGATCATCGTCAGCGATTGGATCGATCTCATGATCGGATCGCGGAGGCACAGAGGAAGGAGCAGGAGATGCGGGAGACGTTGATGTCCGTGAAGAAAGAGGTGGAGGATCAGATGCTGGACGAACAGAAGAGGAGAGAGGATGATTTGATGAGGTTGAAGATGCAACATCATTCAACTGTGGTG AATCTACAGAATGAGTTGGAATCTGAACGTGACAAGCTTCATGTTATTCAAAGAGATTCTCATAAACTTGAATACGATCTAAGAGATGAG CTGATCaaagtaaagttaaaatgtgaAGAAAGACTGAACGAAACTCTTCCAAAATCTCTCAAACAAGATTTAGAACAAACTATAAGTTGCTTGCGATCACAG GTGAAGTCTTTGCAGCAGAGAGTAAATGTTTTAAGCGAAGACGCTGATTTTGATAACACACTTAACTCAACACGTTCGTCACTTCGATTGtag
- the LOC100182669 gene encoding geranylgeranyl transferase type-2 subunit alpha, translating into MHGRLKVKTTAVQEEEKRIKRQKKLKLFQGALAAAFKKIHSKEYDPEGLYITQEILAANSDYYTIWNYRKNAFLHFKNTKTSDELLKCFQDELSFLQNCLKNNPKSYSCWNQRCFVLLTMSDPDWKKELQLCDLFLQFDDRNFHCWDYRRFVVQHSAVLPGEEIQFTHKLIENNFSNYSSWHYRSKLLPIECPDASDKNRIGEKMLLEELELVQNAFFTDPNDQSAWFYHRWLLGRGETKQSLLSLHVSLLDNKLTCTLRKPASIKDCSRLNVYINDNPHVVVWKGCNQGKYQHVWQSDLPKKDLFSGENKIKVEFGSSELMVEMTGQDEAISCIQTNTETFRQSSSDAKLSVLTEELKSCEELNDLEPGNKWVMLTLVLLMRAIDPTHYSSQVHDTLHELCTVDGMRQCYYQDLMSKFVIEDHIAAVDLHQRCIDLHGKALTRVCRFEFFSTITSLNLSHNQLHSLNSPFKLLHCLQKLDVSENEIVEISGLKDLTKLVLLNLDSNKISSLKTLEPVTTCAALQKISVKSNRIPLEDIDSLLQILPNVEIVYES; encoded by the exons ATG CATGGACgtttaaaagtgaaaacaaCTGCAGTACAAGAAGAAGAGAAAAGAATAAAACGAcagaaaaaattgaaattatttcAAGGAGCACTCGCTGCTGCTTTTAAAAAG ATACACAGCAAAGAATATGATCCAGAAGGACTTTATATTACACAGGAAATATTGGCTGCAAACTCTGATTACTATACCATCTGgaattacagaaaaaatgcatttcttcactttaaaaatacaaa AACATCTGATGAATTGCTGAAATGTTTTCAAGATGAACTAAGTTTTCTTCAAAACTGTTTGAAAAATAATCCAAAGTCATATAGTTGCTGGAACCAAAG ATGTTTTGTCCTTCTAACAATGTCCGATCCAGACTGGAAAAAAGAACTTCAACTTTGTGATTTGTTTCTGCAGTTTGACGATAGAAatt TCCATTGTTGGGATTACCGAAGATTTGTTGTGCAACACTCTGCAGTGCTGCCAGGTGAAGAAATCCAATTCACTCACAAGTTGATCGAGAACAACTTCTCAAACTATTCATCCTGGCATTATAGGAGCAAGTTGCTCCCTATCGAATGTCCGGATGCAAGTGATAAAAATCGGATCGGAGAGAAAATGTTGCTGGAAG AATTGGAACTCGTACAAAATGCTTTCTTTACCGATCCTAACGATCAAAGTGCTTGGTTTTATCATCGATGGCTGTTAGGAAGAG GTGAAACAAAGCAGTCACTTCTCAGTCTTCATGTTTCACTTCTAGACAACAAACTTACTTGCACTTTAAGGAAGCCTGCTTCA ATAAAAGACTGTAGtcgtttaaatgtttatataaacgATAATCCTCATGTTGTTGTGTGGAAAGGATGTAACCAAGGAAAATATCAACATGTATGG CAAAGTGATCTTCCTAAGAAAGATCTCTTTTCCggagaaaacaaaatcaaagttGAGTTCGGATCATCCGAGCTGATGGTTGAGATGACAGGACAGGACGAAGCGATCTCGTGCATCCAGACGAACACCGAGACCTTCCGTCAGTCGTCAAGCGACGCAAAATTATCCGTGCTCACTGAAGAACTCAAATCTTGCGAGGAATTAAACGACTTGGAGCCAGGAAACAAAT GGGTTATGCTGACTCTGGTTCTTCTCATGCGAGCAATTGATCCCACCCATTATTCATCACAAGTACATGACACACTGCATGAGTTATGTACAGTTGATGGTATGAGACAATGCTATTATCAGGACCTGATGTCAAAGTTTGTGATAGAAGACCACATCGCTGCAGTTGATTTGCACCAGAGATGTATTGACCTACATGGCAAA GCATTGACACGAGTTTGTCGGTTTGAGTTTTTCTCCACCATAACAAGTCTCAATCTTTCCCATAATCAGCTACATAGTCTCAACTCTCCCTTCAAACTTCTACACTGTTTACAG AAACTTGATGTAAGTGAAAACGAAATTGTGGAAATCTCTGGTTTAAAGGATCttacaaaacttgttttattaaaccttGATTCGAACA AAATCTCATCATTGAAAACCTTAGAACCTGTGACCACATGCGCTGCTCTGCAGAAAATATCCGTAAAATCGAATCGAATTCCCTTGGAAGATATTGACTCACTTTTACAAATTCTACCCAATGTAGAAATAGTATATGAATCATAA